From a region of the Erythrobacter neustonensis genome:
- a CDS encoding trypsin-like serine protease, which yields MAWLRFLAAVVAVCAFAPLAAQSPAGPRTYPQSDSRYAAPEKDAAVLARQQQDYAADLALCEGGDLPACTALAAALRDGAGQPQNRPVAELLWRKACDGGIAQACRDLADLVRLADGWEVSAEQAELLARACTLGANNACAPHARLVEDGVGARANRAAADDLRRVACTRGDTASCLALVQSLTGPRRSPAAREEARTIAAKLCAAAGDSFECTAARRPFGPVWRDDRAALLADLERACEGYGGLACFDLAQEELAARSAPDDKAANARALAALDRGCPASADACTLAARLRDEGAMLAACDGGDRAACHAFAMRYQDGGFAAGDVRKAQDLLIALCESADADAAAERANTCGTAGMLLLASAPPDDPPPDTARAEALLSRGCAAGAEETCFVLADEWVAGNRLARDTPRAYALIHDGCTAGFRRACNWLINRLARDPATPLPPADSDADVEGAEPPFPPTPPRRVAEDICTTSHVAYRGVTYADTVCPSTAYVMEGSLVAKGAAPWTALIWRPERIGTLAVGPSSRVLCGGTVVRTGWVLTAAHCLTDQGLDITRTGHRLRLGVSDPNGAEGISYRITAAHPHPAYTGAQPYYFDVALIRYDPNSGTRAGPAFAPRTVATDGKAMDARIITPAAPAQVFGWGRTELAQGPVPTSLLRGTVLLRTPDACQRTIKAPDGARDTVLCADSANRQQACSGDSGGPLMVFEPGPQGPRTPVVIGVISSGKACGTAGKPSRFTRLAHPAVQDWLRRMLPPR from the coding sequence ATGGCATGGCTCCGGTTTCTCGCGGCGGTGGTCGCGGTATGCGCGTTTGCCCCGCTCGCCGCGCAAAGCCCCGCAGGCCCGCGCACCTATCCGCAATCCGATTCCCGCTATGCCGCGCCCGAAAAGGACGCCGCGGTGCTCGCCCGCCAACAGCAGGATTACGCCGCCGATCTTGCGCTGTGCGAGGGGGGCGACCTGCCTGCCTGCACCGCGCTTGCCGCCGCGCTGCGCGACGGCGCGGGGCAGCCGCAGAACCGCCCGGTCGCCGAATTGCTGTGGCGCAAGGCGTGCGATGGCGGGATCGCGCAGGCGTGCCGCGACCTTGCCGATCTGGTGCGGCTCGCCGATGGCTGGGAGGTGAGCGCCGAACAGGCCGAACTGCTCGCACGCGCCTGCACGCTTGGTGCAAATAATGCCTGCGCGCCCCATGCGCGGCTGGTCGAAGACGGTGTCGGCGCGCGTGCCAACCGCGCGGCTGCCGATGATCTGCGCCGCGTCGCCTGCACGCGCGGCGATACGGCGTCCTGCCTTGCGCTGGTGCAATCGCTTACCGGCCCGCGCCGCAGCCCTGCCGCGCGCGAGGAAGCCCGCACCATCGCCGCGAAGCTCTGCGCGGCGGCGGGCGACAGTTTCGAATGCACCGCCGCGCGCCGCCCCTTCGGCCCGGTATGGCGGGACGATCGCGCCGCGCTGCTCGCCGATCTGGAACGCGCCTGCGAAGGATACGGCGGGCTGGCCTGTTTCGATCTGGCGCAGGAGGAACTCGCCGCACGCAGCGCACCCGATGACAAAGCGGCGAACGCACGCGCTCTCGCGGCGCTGGATCGGGGTTGCCCGGCAAGCGCGGATGCCTGCACCCTCGCCGCGCGGCTGCGCGATGAGGGTGCGATGCTCGCTGCCTGCGATGGCGGGGACCGCGCCGCCTGCCACGCGTTTGCCATGCGGTATCAGGACGGGGGCTTTGCCGCGGGCGATGTGCGCAAGGCGCAGGACCTGCTGATCGCGCTGTGCGAAAGCGCGGACGCGGATGCGGCGGCCGAACGCGCGAATACCTGCGGGACGGCGGGCATGCTGCTTCTGGCAAGCGCACCGCCCGACGATCCGCCGCCTGATACTGCCCGCGCCGAAGCGCTGCTCTCGCGCGGCTGCGCGGCGGGAGCGGAGGAAACCTGCTTCGTGCTTGCCGACGAATGGGTCGCGGGCAACCGCCTCGCCCGCGATACGCCGCGCGCCTATGCGCTGATCCATGATGGCTGCACCGCCGGCTTCAGGCGCGCGTGCAACTGGCTGATCAACCGGCTTGCGCGCGATCCGGCAACCCCGCTGCCGCCTGCCGATAGCGACGCCGATGTCGAGGGTGCCGAGCCGCCTTTTCCTCCCACGCCGCCGCGCCGGGTGGCCGAGGACATCTGCACCACCTCGCACGTCGCCTATCGCGGGGTGACCTATGCCGACACCGTCTGCCCCAGCACCGCCTATGTCATGGAAGGCAGCCTGGTTGCCAAGGGGGCTGCTCCCTGGACGGCGCTGATCTGGCGCCCCGAACGGATCGGCACGCTTGCGGTGGGGCCCAGCAGCCGCGTGCTGTGCGGCGGCACGGTGGTGCGCACCGGCTGGGTGCTGACGGCCGCGCATTGCCTCACCGATCAGGGGCTCGACATCACCCGCACCGGGCACCGCCTGCGGCTGGGGGTGAGCGATCCCAACGGCGCCGAAGGGATCAGCTACCGCATCACCGCGGCCCACCCGCACCCCGCCTATACCGGCGCGCAGCCCTATTATTTCGATGTCGCGCTGATCCGCTATGACCCTAACAGCGGCACGCGTGCCGGGCCTGCCTTTGCGCCGCGCACCGTCGCCACCGATGGCAAGGCGATGGATGCGCGGATCATCACGCCCGCCGCGCCCGCACAGGTGTTCGGCTGGGGCCGCACCGAACTGGCGCAGGGGCCGGTGCCCACCAGCCTGCTGCGCGGCACGGTCCTGCTGCGCACCCCCGATGCCTGTCAGCGCACGATCAAGGCGCCCGACGGCGCGCGCGATACGGTCTTGTGCGCGGACAGCGCCAACCGCCAGCAGGCGTGCAGCGGCGACAGCGGCGGCCCGCTGATGGTGTTCGAACCCGGCCCCCAGGGCCCGCGCACCCCGGTGGTGATCGGGGTGATATCCTCGGGCAAGGCCTGCGGCACCGCGGGCAAGCCCAGCCGCTTCACCCGGCTGGCGCATCCCGCGGTGCAGGACTGGCTGCGCCGGATGCTACCCCCGCGCTAG
- a CDS encoding GNAT family N-acetyltransferase → MSLIEPILVPPSAVRDTRMSGGEHPSPFPLLGSERLRVQFLRSDRLTPPDRRRWANLTACAAPGNVLAADWCLSPLLEDYPARLAVVCDRAGGWIGMLPIAYERLPGTGWLGGWHTWPLGAAHAHTGLIGTPLVRAGAEHAFWEALLAQLDARPGLAGGLFADALPLDDPATLALVSLCAQQGRALHGWGGFARSAWRPDIPAKPRAEMLMRSRMEEQEALLAVAHGPLKLAFHRHAEDCGPWLAAFHALERGGGSLGAAPFAPATLRSVIAAGQQRGAVRLASLAAGETIVAMAAWLVSDARGYGLALGIDARARGFAPHRMLMRRIAKHARHEGMVQFDACAAAGTVPDLMWPEQRRFARFAVAIGGPCRRALLARAMGALDSGASA, encoded by the coding sequence ATGTCGCTGATCGAACCCATCCTGGTGCCGCCTTCCGCGGTGCGCGATACGCGCATGTCCGGAGGCGAACACCCCTCCCCCTTCCCGCTTTTGGGAAGCGAACGGCTGCGCGTGCAGTTCCTGCGCAGCGACCGCCTGACCCCGCCGGATCGTCGCCGCTGGGCGAATCTCACCGCCTGCGCGGCGCCCGGCAACGTGCTTGCCGCCGATTGGTGCCTGTCCCCCTTACTAGAGGATTACCCGGCGCGGCTGGCGGTGGTGTGCGATCGCGCGGGCGGCTGGATCGGGATGCTGCCGATCGCATATGAACGCCTTCCCGGCACCGGCTGGCTGGGCGGATGGCACACCTGGCCGCTTGGCGCAGCGCATGCACATACCGGCCTGATCGGCACGCCACTGGTGCGCGCGGGCGCCGAACACGCCTTCTGGGAAGCGCTGCTGGCGCAGCTCGATGCGCGGCCCGGGCTTGCCGGCGGGCTGTTTGCCGATGCGCTCCCGCTCGACGATCCCGCCACGCTCGCGCTGGTCAGCCTGTGCGCGCAGCAAGGGCGCGCGCTGCACGGCTGGGGCGGTTTTGCACGCTCCGCCTGGCGCCCCGACATTCCCGCCAAGCCCCGCGCCGAAATGCTGATGCGCTCGCGGATGGAAGAGCAGGAGGCATTGCTAGCGGTGGCGCATGGCCCGCTCAAGCTGGCCTTCCACCGCCATGCCGAGGATTGCGGCCCGTGGCTGGCGGCGTTCCACGCGCTCGAACGCGGCGGCGGGTCGCTGGGCGCGGCACCCTTTGCGCCCGCCACCTTGCGCAGCGTGATCGCCGCCGGACAGCAGCGCGGCGCGGTGCGGCTGGCCAGCCTTGCCGCGGGGGAGACGATCGTGGCGATGGCCGCGTGGCTGGTGTCGGATGCGCGCGGCTATGGGCTGGCGCTGGGGATCGATGCCCGCGCGCGCGGTTTTGCCCCGCACCGGATGCTGATGCGGCGGATCGCCAAGCATGCGCGGCATGAAGGCATGGTGCAATTCGATGCCTGCGCCGCCGCGGGCACGGTGCCCGATCTGATGTGGCCCGAACAGCGCCGCTTTGCGCGCTTTGCGGTGGCGATCGGCGGGCCGTGCCGCCGCGCGCTGCTTGCCCGCGCGATGGGCGCGCTCGACAGCGGCGCGTCCGCCTAG
- a CDS encoding gamma-glutamyltransferase family protein — protein MLKLTPLLLAATALAAAPLAAQDDAPPPAHAASTPEATKGIGAGARPVGAAWSRSPVIAPHAMAATAHPLATQIALDILKAGGSAVDAAIAANAALGLMEPTGNGIGGDLFAIIHDPKTGALVGLNGSGRSPAGQTLAQLKAKLPEGATSLPPVGALPVTIPGTVDAWFEMHARYGKLPIAQVLAPAIRYAREGHPVAPVIAMYLERGLKNYEAQQQRTPFDFANARKTWFANGRAPRAGEMFRNPDLANTLEAIATGGRDAFYEGPLARVMVDYLQRQGSAFTLADFAAHDSEWVNVACTAYRKGYELCELPPNSQGFAALQMVNILRNVDLSQWERGSPQVLHYITEAKRLAFEDAARFYADPAFARVPAELLTEKYGRQRFALIDPARATPAFSPGALTAPKLEGEGDTTYMTVADSSGMMVSLIQSNYRAMGGGLAPDGLGFMFQDRGELYSLDPAHPNAYAPAKRPFQTIIPAFIRKDGKPWASFGLMGGGMQPQGHVQVLINLADYGMNLQEAGDAARLHHDGGRQPTDALAGSPADTAPIDTLGVLQVEPGIPAATVEALRAMGHKVEVETTGIPFGGYQIIARDPVTGVYSGATEMRKDGQAAGY, from the coding sequence ATGCTGAAACTTACTCCGCTGCTGCTCGCCGCAACTGCCCTCGCCGCTGCGCCCCTTGCCGCACAGGACGACGCCCCGCCTCCGGCCCATGCTGCCTCCACGCCCGAGGCCACGAAAGGCATCGGCGCAGGCGCCCGGCCCGTCGGCGCAGCGTGGAGCCGCTCGCCGGTGATCGCGCCCCATGCGATGGCGGCGACCGCGCACCCGCTCGCAACCCAGATCGCGCTCGATATCCTGAAAGCGGGCGGCAGCGCGGTCGATGCCGCGATTGCCGCCAATGCCGCGCTCGGCCTCATGGAGCCGACCGGCAACGGCATCGGCGGCGATCTGTTCGCGATCATTCACGATCCCAAGACCGGCGCGCTGGTGGGCCTCAACGGCTCGGGCCGCTCGCCTGCGGGGCAGACATTGGCGCAATTGAAGGCGAAGCTGCCCGAAGGCGCGACCAGCCTGCCGCCGGTGGGCGCGCTGCCCGTCACCATCCCCGGCACGGTCGATGCATGGTTCGAGATGCATGCCCGCTATGGCAAGCTGCCGATCGCGCAGGTGCTCGCCCCTGCAATCCGCTATGCCCGCGAAGGCCACCCGGTCGCCCCCGTGATCGCGATGTATCTGGAACGCGGGCTGAAGAATTACGAAGCGCAGCAACAGCGCACCCCGTTCGATTTCGCCAATGCCCGCAAGACATGGTTCGCCAACGGCCGCGCCCCGCGCGCGGGCGAGATGTTTCGCAACCCCGATCTCGCCAACACGCTGGAGGCGATTGCCACCGGCGGGCGCGATGCCTTTTACGAAGGGCCGCTTGCCAGGGTGATGGTGGACTACCTGCAGAGGCAGGGCAGCGCCTTTACACTCGCCGATTTTGCCGCGCATGACAGCGAATGGGTCAACGTCGCCTGCACCGCCTATCGCAAGGGCTACGAATTGTGCGAACTGCCGCCCAACAGTCAGGGCTTTGCCGCGCTGCAGATGGTCAACATCCTCAGGAACGTCGACCTGTCGCAGTGGGAGCGCGGCAGCCCGCAGGTGCTGCATTACATCACCGAAGCCAAGCGGCTCGCCTTCGAGGATGCGGCGCGGTTCTATGCCGATCCGGCCTTCGCGCGCGTTCCGGCAGAATTGCTGACCGAGAAATATGGTAGGCAGCGGTTCGCGCTGATCGATCCCGCCCGCGCCACCCCGGCCTTTTCGCCGGGCGCGCTCACCGCGCCCAAGCTGGAGGGTGAAGGCGACACCACCTACATGACCGTCGCCGACAGTTCGGGCATGATGGTCAGCCTGATCCAGTCGAATTATCGCGCGATGGGCGGCGGGCTGGCGCCCGACGGGCTCGGCTTCATGTTTCAGGACCGGGGCGAGCTTTACAGCCTCGATCCCGCGCACCCCAATGCCTATGCCCCCGCCAAGCGGCCGTTCCAGACGATCATCCCCGCCTTCATCAGAAAGGATGGCAAGCCTTGGGCAAGCTTCGGGCTGATGGGCGGCGGGATGCAGCCGCAGGGCCATGTGCAGGTGCTGATCAACCTTGCCGATTACGGGATGAACCTTCAGGAAGCGGGCGATGCCGCGCGGCTGCACCACGATGGCGGCCGCCAGCCGACCGATGCGCTGGCGGGAAGCCCCGCCGATACCGCGCCGATAGACACGCTGGGCGTGCTTCAGGTCGAACCGGGCATCCCCGCCGCCACGGTCGAGGCGCTGCGCGCGATGGGCCACAAGGTCGAGGTCGAGACCACCGGCATCCCCTTCGGCGGATACCAGATCATCGCCCGCGATCCCGTGACCGGAGTCTATTCCGGCGCGACCGAGATGCGCAAGGACGGGCAGGCCGCAGGCTACTGA
- the katG gene encoding catalase/peroxidase HPI, whose protein sequence is MDAKTGDISGGCPFNGSVDMRNLLGRTNRDWWPQALQVDILTEGGRSANPYGEDFDYAEAFNALDYNALKADLTALMTDSQPWWPADYGHYGPFFIRMAWHAAGTYRTGDGRGGSNSGQQRFAPLNSWPDNGNLDKARRLLWPIKQKYGKNISWADLFILTGNVAIESMGGPVFGFGGGRADVFEPESVYWGTEEQWVNEGVATRIQPKEGKALENPLAAIQMGLIYVNPEGPGGNPHDPEGMARDMRETFARMAMNDEETVALTAGGHAFGKAHGAHPADTFGGAPESEDLHLMGFGWLNDADEIASGNITTSGIEGAWTPNPTQWGGDYFRLLFKYDFELVKSPAGAHQWQPINPDPEDMAPDARDPSKKVPTMMTTADMALKWDPEYRKISERFLHDQAALDDAFARAWFKLCHRDMGPKVKYLGPEVPQETLIWMDPVPQGTTPSDAEVARFKAAIMDSGLSVRELVKAAWASASTYRNSDHRGGANGARIRLEPQRSWAVNDPEELGRVLDTIEAHRGTLSMADAIVLAGNAAIEKAAKDAGFETEVPFLGGRGDATDEHTDAASFEPLEPFADGFRNYLKTKAQVRTEEMLIDRAHLLGLSVPEMTVLVGGMRALGAVSKHAHHGNKIGVLTETPGKLTPDFFRNLLDMGTKWAPVDDSGDEEYVGTDRASGEEKWRATRTDLVFGSNSILRAQAEVYAESGNEGKFVCDFISAWNKVMNADRFDVTWAKYH, encoded by the coding sequence ATGGATGCAAAAACCGGCGATATCAGCGGCGGCTGCCCGTTCAACGGCAGCGTCGACATGCGCAACCTTCTGGGGCGCACCAACCGCGACTGGTGGCCGCAGGCCCTGCAGGTCGACATCCTTACCGAAGGCGGGCGCAGCGCGAACCCCTATGGCGAAGACTTCGACTATGCCGAGGCGTTCAATGCGCTCGATTACAATGCGCTGAAGGCCGATCTCACCGCGCTGATGACCGACAGCCAGCCGTGGTGGCCGGCCGATTACGGGCATTACGGTCCCTTCTTCATCCGCATGGCCTGGCACGCGGCGGGCACCTATCGCACCGGCGACGGGCGCGGCGGGTCGAACTCGGGCCAGCAGCGGTTTGCCCCACTCAATTCTTGGCCCGACAACGGCAACCTCGACAAGGCGCGCCGCCTGCTGTGGCCGATCAAGCAGAAATACGGCAAGAACATCAGCTGGGCTGACCTCTTCATCCTCACCGGCAATGTCGCGATCGAATCGATGGGCGGCCCGGTGTTCGGCTTCGGCGGCGGGCGCGCGGACGTGTTCGAGCCGGAAAGCGTCTACTGGGGCACCGAGGAGCAGTGGGTCAACGAAGGCGTTGCCACCCGCATCCAGCCCAAGGAAGGCAAGGCGCTCGAAAACCCGCTCGCCGCGATCCAGATGGGTCTGATCTACGTCAATCCCGAAGGTCCGGGCGGCAATCCGCACGATCCCGAAGGCATGGCGCGCGACATGCGCGAAACCTTTGCGCGGATGGCGATGAACGACGAGGAAACCGTCGCGCTCACCGCGGGCGGCCACGCCTTCGGCAAGGCGCACGGCGCGCACCCCGCCGACACCTTCGGCGGCGCGCCCGAAAGCGAAGACCTGCACCTGATGGGCTTTGGCTGGCTTAATGACGCGGACGAGATCGCCAGCGGGAACATCACCACCTCGGGGATCGAGGGCGCTTGGACGCCCAATCCGACCCAGTGGGGCGGCGACTATTTCCGGCTGCTGTTCAAGTACGATTTCGAGCTGGTGAAGTCGCCCGCCGGCGCGCACCAGTGGCAGCCGATCAATCCCGATCCCGAAGACATGGCCCCCGACGCGCGCGACCCGTCGAAGAAGGTGCCGACGATGATGACCACCGCCGACATGGCGCTGAAGTGGGACCCGGAATATCGCAAGATTTCCGAACGGTTCCTGCACGATCAGGCGGCGCTGGACGATGCCTTTGCCCGCGCATGGTTCAAGCTGTGCCACCGCGACATGGGCCCCAAGGTCAAGTATCTTGGCCCCGAGGTTCCGCAAGAAACGCTGATCTGGATGGACCCCGTGCCGCAGGGCACCACCCCGTCCGATGCCGAAGTCGCGCGCTTCAAGGCGGCGATCATGGACAGCGGCCTGTCGGTGCGCGAACTCGTCAAGGCGGCGTGGGCTTCGGCCTCGACCTATCGCAATTCGGACCACCGCGGCGGGGCCAACGGCGCGCGCATCCGGCTGGAACCGCAGCGTTCGTGGGCGGTCAACGATCCCGAGGAACTGGGCCGTGTGCTCGACACCATCGAAGCGCACCGCGGCACGCTCAGCATGGCCGACGCGATCGTGCTTGCCGGCAACGCGGCCATCGAAAAGGCCGCCAAGGATGCGGGCTTCGAAACGGAAGTGCCCTTCCTTGGTGGCCGCGGAGATGCGACCGACGAACACACCGATGCGGCGAGCTTCGAGCCGCTCGAGCCCTTCGCCGATGGCTTCCGCAACTACCTCAAGACCAAGGCACAGGTCCGCACCGAGGAAATGCTGATCGACCGCGCGCATCTGCTCGGCCTGTCGGTCCCCGAAATGACCGTGCTGGTCGGCGGGATGCGGGCGCTGGGCGCGGTGAGCAAGCACGCCCACCACGGCAACAAAATAGGTGTCCTCACCGAAACGCCGGGCAAGCTTACGCCCGATTTCTTCCGCAACCTGCTCGACATGGGGACCAAGTGGGCCCCCGTGGATGACAGCGGCGACGAGGAATATGTCGGCACCGACCGCGCGAGCGGCGAGGAAAAGTGGCGCGCGACCCGTACCGATCTGGTCTTCGGATCGAACTCGATCCTGCGCGCGCAGGCCGAGGTCTATGCCGAGAGCGGGAACGAGGGCAAGTTCGTGTGCGACTTCATCTCGGCCTGGAACAAGGTGATGAACGCCGACCGCTTCGATGTGACCTGGGCGAAATATCACTGA
- the ahpF gene encoding alkyl hydroperoxide reductase subunit F, with product MLDAAMQTQLKAYLANLREGVELVASLDDSEKSRQTRQLIEQIAAQHDLVTARFDGTDDRKPSFIIRRASDAEKWVRFAGLPMGHEFTSLVLALLWAGGHPPKVDADLIEQVRALEGDFNFEMFFSLSCHNCPDVVQALTLMALENPRITATLIEGGTFQDEVERRDIMAVPATFLNGEPFYNGKMELAEILSKLDVNADARAAEKLSAKAPFEVLVVGGGPAGAAAAVYTARKGFSTGIAAERFGGQLNDTLGIENLPGTPYTEGPKLTDSLKSHVGQYDIDLMDLARAVELRASKDVGGFHEVVMANGATLRARSLILSTGARWRNLGVPGEAEYRNKGVAYCPHCDGPLFKGKRIAVIGGGNSGVEAAIDLAGIVGHVTLVEFDVKLRADEVLQRKLRSMPNVEIITNGQTTEVLGDGTRVNGMVVKDRASGDERRIDLEGVFVQIGLVPNTEWLQGTGLELSKHGEIVTDDHGATNIPGIYAAGDCTTVPHKQIVVAMGEGAKAGLGAFDFLIRNEPVEAIAQAA from the coding sequence ATGCTCGACGCCGCAATGCAGACCCAGCTCAAAGCCTATCTGGCGAACCTGCGCGAAGGCGTGGAACTGGTCGCCTCGCTGGACGACAGCGAGAAGTCGCGCCAGACCCGCCAGCTTATCGAACAGATCGCCGCGCAGCACGATCTCGTCACCGCGCGTTTCGACGGCACCGACGATCGCAAGCCCAGCTTCATCATCCGCCGCGCGAGCGACGCGGAGAAGTGGGTGCGGTTCGCAGGGCTCCCGATGGGTCACGAATTCACGTCGCTGGTGCTCGCGCTGCTGTGGGCCGGCGGCCACCCGCCCAAGGTCGACGCCGATCTGATCGAACAGGTCCGCGCGCTCGAAGGCGATTTCAATTTCGAGATGTTCTTCTCGCTCTCGTGCCACAACTGCCCCGACGTGGTGCAGGCGCTCACGCTGATGGCGCTCGAAAACCCGCGCATCACCGCGACGCTGATCGAAGGCGGCACCTTCCAGGACGAGGTCGAGCGCCGCGACATCATGGCCGTGCCCGCGACTTTCCTGAATGGCGAGCCGTTCTACAACGGCAAGATGGAACTGGCCGAGATCCTCTCGAAGCTCGACGTCAATGCCGATGCGCGCGCTGCCGAGAAACTCAGCGCCAAGGCCCCGTTCGAAGTGCTGGTGGTCGGCGGCGGCCCTGCCGGTGCGGCTGCCGCGGTCTATACCGCGCGCAAGGGTTTCAGCACCGGGATCGCAGCGGAACGCTTCGGCGGGCAGCTCAACGATACGCTCGGGATCGAGAACCTGCCGGGCACGCCCTATACCGAAGGCCCCAAGCTGACCGACAGTCTCAAGAGCCACGTGGGCCAATATGACATCGACCTGATGGACCTCGCCCGCGCGGTCGAACTGCGCGCAAGCAAGGATGTCGGCGGGTTCCACGAAGTCGTGATGGCCAACGGCGCGACCCTGCGCGCGCGCTCGCTGATCCTGTCGACCGGCGCACGCTGGCGCAACCTCGGCGTTCCGGGCGAAGCGGAATATCGCAACAAGGGCGTGGCCTATTGCCCGCACTGCGATGGCCCGCTGTTCAAGGGCAAGCGCATCGCGGTGATCGGCGGCGGCAATTCGGGTGTTGAAGCGGCGATCGACCTCGCCGGCATCGTCGGTCACGTCACGCTGGTCGAATTCGACGTGAAGCTGCGCGCCGACGAAGTGCTTCAGCGCAAACTGCGCTCGATGCCGAACGTGGAAATCATCACCAATGGCCAGACCACCGAGGTTCTGGGCGATGGCACCCGCGTGAACGGCATGGTGGTGAAAGACCGCGCGAGCGGGGACGAACGCCGGATCGATCTGGAAGGCGTATTCGTCCAAATCGGCCTTGTCCCCAACACCGAATGGCTGCAGGGCACGGGCCTCGAACTGTCGAAGCACGGCGAAATCGTCACCGACGATCACGGCGCGACCAATATCCCCGGCATCTATGCCGCGGGCGATTGCACCACCGTGCCGCACAAGCAGATCGTGGTTGCGATGGGCGAAGGCGCGAAGGCGGGTCTGGGCGCGTTCGACTTTCTGATCCGCAACGAGCCGGTGGAAGCGATTGCGCAGGCGGCGTAA
- the ahpC gene encoding alkyl hydroperoxide reductase subunit C, which produces MGIIGSTLTPFTATAFQKGKDFFTVTDADLAGKWSVFFFYPADFTFVCPTELEDMGEKYAQLQSMGVEVYAVSTDTHFSHKAWSDTSDKIGKLTFPFLGDQNHVLSNNFGVLRQDSGLADRATFVVDPDGVIQIMEITCEGVGRNANELTRKIKAAQYVRANPGQVCPAAWEEGSDTLAPSLDLVGKI; this is translated from the coding sequence ATGGGTATCATCGGTTCGACCCTCACCCCCTTCACCGCCACCGCCTTCCAGAAGGGCAAGGACTTCTTCACCGTCACCGACGCGGATCTCGCGGGCAAGTGGTCGGTGTTCTTCTTCTACCCGGCCGACTTCACCTTCGTGTGCCCGACCGAGCTTGAGGACATGGGCGAAAAGTATGCCCAGCTGCAGAGCATGGGCGTCGAAGTCTATGCCGTCTCGACCGACACGCACTTCAGCCACAAGGCCTGGAGCGACACCTCGGACAAGATCGGCAAGCTGACCTTCCCGTTCCTGGGTGACCAGAACCACGTGCTGTCGAACAACTTCGGCGTGCTGCGTCAGGATTCGGGTCTGGCCGACCGTGCGACCTTCGTGGTCGATCCCGACGGCGTGATCCAGATCATGGAAATCACCTGCGAAGGCGTGGGCCGCAATGCCAACGAACTGACCCGCAAGATCAAGGCCGCGCAGTATGTGCGTGCCAACCCCGGTCAGGTCTGCCCGGCAGCATGGGAAGAAGGCAGCGACACGCTGGCCCCCTCGCTCGACCTGGTCGGCAAGATCTGA
- a CDS encoding alpha/beta fold hydrolase → MAYFTTRDGTAIRYKELGEGRPVILIHGWPLSGDSWDPVMMHLADNGMRAIAYDRRGFGGSDHAASGYDYDTFSDDLADLIARLGLDANIGLAGFSMGGGEIARYMSRHGGKGVTAAALVSSVVPYMLQTDDNPEGVPDATFKEMTEGMKDDFRAFFTGFFKDFYGVGGPGTPVSEEERHWAWQTAMKASQYATLQSAAAFAYTDFRPDLAHFNVPTLVIHGTNDKTVPIEATGRKAAAGIANARLIEYADEPHAVFATVTDRLSSDLAEFFGANR, encoded by the coding sequence ATGGCCTATTTCACTACCCGCGATGGCACCGCGATCCGTTACAAGGAACTGGGCGAAGGCCGTCCGGTGATCCTGATTCATGGCTGGCCGCTCTCGGGCGACAGTTGGGACCCGGTGATGATGCACCTCGCCGACAACGGGATGCGCGCAATCGCCTATGACCGGCGCGGGTTCGGCGGATCGGATCATGCGGCAAGCGGCTATGACTACGACACCTTCAGCGACGATCTGGCCGATCTGATCGCGCGTCTCGGGCTCGATGCGAATATCGGCCTTGCCGGGTTCTCGATGGGCGGCGGCGAGATCGCGCGTTACATGAGCCGGCACGGCGGCAAGGGCGTGACCGCCGCGGCGCTGGTCAGTTCGGTGGTGCCTTACATGCTCCAGACCGACGACAATCCCGAAGGCGTGCCCGATGCGACCTTCAAGGAAATGACCGAGGGAATGAAGGACGATTTCCGCGCCTTCTTCACCGGATTCTTCAAGGATTTCTACGGCGTCGGCGGCCCCGGCACCCCGGTGAGCGAGGAAGAACGCCACTGGGCGTGGCAGACCGCGATGAAGGCGTCGCAATATGCGACGCTACAATCGGCCGCGGCCTTCGCCTATACCGATTTTCGCCCCGATCTGGCGCATTTCAACGTGCCGACGCTGGTGATCCACGGCACCAACGACAAGACCGTGCCGATCGAAGCGACGGGCCGCAAGGCCGCCGCAGGGATCGCGAATGCCAGGCTGATCGAATATGCCGATGAACCGCATGCGGTCTTCGCAACCGTGACCGACCGGCTCAGCTCCGATCTGGCCGAATTCTTTGGCGCCAACCGGTAA